GGTTCGCCGAACATCACCGCGCCCCAGACCGCCGTGACGGGCGCCATGAGGAACATCAGGGTGTTCACCCGCAGCACCCCGGAGCGGCGCAGGACCAGCCAGTAGAGGCCGTATCCGCCGAACGTCGCCAGGACCACCAGCCAGCCGACGGCCACCCAGAAGGACGTCTCGGCGGGCGGCACCGCGGCGCCCACCGCGGCGGCGAGGGTGGTGAAGACGACGGCGCTCGTGCCGCAGTGGATCGTCATCGCCACGGAGGGCGCGACCGCCGTGCGGGAGCGGCTCTCCAGGAACGTGGCGGCGACCAGCGACAGCATGCCGAGGAACGGCACCGCGTACGCCCATGGCTCGACGCCCTCCGCGGCGGCCGCGTCCGCGGATGTCACGACGAGCACGCCCGTCACGCCGAGGCACAGGCCCACCCACTGGCGCCCGGAAACGTACTGCCGCAGCAGCGGTCCGGCCAGGGCGCCCGCGACGAGCGGCTGTGTCCCGTCGATCAGGGCGGTGGTGCCGCTGGAGACTCCGAGCTGGATCG
This window of the Streptomyces niveus genome carries:
- a CDS encoding DMT family transporter; translation: MNLLLAVAFVVCWSSGFIGAKLGAGSADAVTILMWRFLPLALVLGAVAVTRARSAWRGLTARDVLRQCVIGALSQSGYLLTVYYAIQLGVSSGTTALIDGTQPLVAGALAGPLLRQYVSGRQWVGLCLGVTGVLVVTSADAAAAEGVEPWAYAVPFLGMLSLVAATFLESRSRTAVAPSVAMTIHCGTSAVVFTTLAAAVGAAVPPAETSFWVAVGWLVVLATFGGYGLYWLVLRRSGVLRVNTLMFLMAPVTAVWGAVMFGEPFGPATAAGLAVALLAVAVVRGGAARPAADGNSGDVPARHADNGTRV